The genomic stretch acatgatatacaaactaatatatgtgacatacgggcctataaggccgacatgaccattagtaaactcaaaacataggctgacaaggccatacgattatccatacacctgacatctgtctacaagcctctaagagtacataaaatcataaaggtcgggacagggccccgccataccaatcaatacatatccaaaacatactgaccaaatatgcaactccggagcaagtggagtgcaccaacaccttcgctaagctgatagcctactaggaggactgtcaacctatcaatcgagacctgcgggcatgaaatgcagcttccccaagcaaaagggaattgagtacgaataaagtaccgagtatgttaggtaggaaagcttaaacaagaacagtaatgtaaagagagagatagaggagatacaacctgtaacatctgagtgcctctgggggttactgatatgaaattcataatacatatatatacataaactttttaacaCATTctcctctgtgggcatcatcatcatcatatcgtacccggcctcaaagaggactcggtaaaagcatacccgaccatcataaggttctgtagaatcgtacccggccatgtggagctcggtaaacccaactaatcagtggttgcacaataggtgccgtactcggccgactatagagcggctcggtagagtaaaatagatactatatataatgcatgctagactcatggaatcaccttctaaaccttttggagtgacttaagaacactatggacatccataccctcaatatgaaccttagtaggattcaaggatcatacacacttgcttagaataattttataaggaaagaacaacatggacaaccttagttgctaggagtagatccgttatgaagtagcgtattcatttcactttagatcatgccaaaagaaagaagaaagtgccttaacataccttaaacccattgagtccttaatcagttccaagcaactcttcaaacaagtcaactcaatctatcatagtataaggagattcaaaatcactgttgagcaaaggctaagtctataacttaagctagtagctcgtttacgtaaattttggcagcatctcccttgtaacaagggcctcctccaataccatatacaaacaacaatgaccagagcaatccatcaatacataattatcaatatcaagacaccatataacaacaacaagtcacaactacattacgacgagcggcaagctccgattggaatccgtataccccttatcaatccttatagacttcttacttcaacataaaagtatcattaacttgataatgaagtcattaatcaatgattccagccttataccatatatttataacaacgaaaataatccacaacttcaactatccccaactagcaactttattcactagttcatgtctagcccatccatttaacttaatcaatatcaagataaccttaggcacaagcaagaacataatatacatacctcctacagtaacttcaagtcaaaatccaagttatattcattttacaacaacccttaatagcaatacaacatcatagaagtgacttaagctaatccaagtattatcttgtagtttatcatcctaacaacttaaccaacatacaagaaagattaagcacaattagtaggctgttatactcaccatagatagcagcaacaacttggaatttcatccaaatacaacccacaacaatcctcaatgacaacacaacctcaaagaggtgttgttcttcactagaactaagttttgatgttgaaatatggtgtaatcactttggaatcacttcaaacccttgtggtatatgtttaggagggttaggagaagtttggagacgaatattagttgaaaaatgagcaaaaataggtgtccaaatcgtttataaattgaagtaggtcaaccaccgcctaagtgggtcccattgggagctgcttgcgcggtatcgcgaaaacacgaatatctctctaaTACGATGTCTTATTGACGAACAGTTTAATgttttagaaactagactcgtagatattcaatttggtaggtagaacaccccgtgattccaagtatatttggagaaattctcagatacatttgacctaaatttcaacaaatttatgaatgtaacttgtgatgacctttgccaactcttgttccacaacttgcttgccttcaaaatgtagaaaatgaatatcatacgactaaaataactcatagaataacctccttatcatgttaagaaccctagtctcaccccaaagtacatgttataacattccaaacttgtcgacttttgacgaaacttattttcttcaattggtttagcttctaagatttccaaccctcttggtactcattattcatgatcttaaatatttgtaacctccaaggtaacatgattaacttaatttattttcttccaaatataatctcatttacgagcttacatcaatgacttacgatgtactctcacgtatgaaaacttggggtgtaacacaaaaccgttcatatgtggtccacaattTCCGGAATGTATCTCCTCGAGCAATTTGGAAACCTCTTTTGCGTCAACATACCTCAACAATCCCAGATATGGCGTTCTTCTATATAGGGTTTCTCTGCTTTGGACGAAGCGATTGGACAACCTCCGCTGTGTGTGTTTCTGAGTAAGGTTCGCCTGTTCTGGGTAttctccctttgccaaatattcttttatgtcgggaaccaaggttttccatccgtttcttcttcaacatgagcacagtaagctgttTGATTATGGATTCTCACCGGGATAGGATCGataaaattcttgtctggatgttgtatcattgatgacaaggtggccaatgcgtctgcaaattcattttgaattctgggcacatgtttgaattctatctttgtgaacctcttcatcaATTCTTGCACATaatacaagtatggtagtatcttggtgtttttcatagcccattctccttgaacctgatgtacgAGAAGATCTGAATTAccaattaccagcaactcttgtatattcatatcgattgccaaattgagccccatgatgcaagcctcatatttgccatattgttggtgcacggaaaCCTATGCTTTGCGAATATCAGATAATGTTGACCTGTCTCTGATACCAAAACCTCTCTAATACCCATTCCTTTGGAATTGGCAGCTctgtcgaagaacattctccaaccgtcataggcttcaacaatgtcctctcctacgaatgacacttcttcgtcaggaaaatacatttttagtggttcgtattctcctccgaTAGGATTTTCAGTAAGATGGtatgccaatgcttgtcctttgactgccttctgagttatatagatgatatcaaactcacttaacGATATTTGCCATTTAGCTAACTTCccggtaggcatgggcttctgaaagatgtactttagagtgcccattctggatatgaggtatgtggtatagtcacagaagtaatgcctcaatttctgagttgtccatgtcaaagcacagcaagtgcattctagcagagaataccgtgcttcgtAAGGTTTGAATTtattactcaagtaatatatggcttgctcctttcttcctgtttcgtcatgttgtcccaaaacataacCGAAAGCCCTATCTAATACGGacaaatagagtagcaaaggtctcccaggttccagcaggactaggactggtggcgtggataggtattccttaattttgtcaaaagACCTTTGACAATCTTTAGTCCAGCTGGTTTCAGCAtccttcctcaacattttgaagatgggttcgcaTATTACTATGGACTGCTCTACGAAGTAGCTGATGTAGTTGAGGCatcccaggaagctcatcacatccttttagCTCTTTGGTGGTGATAACTCTTGGATATCCTTAactttggatgggtccaacttgATTCCTCGgtggctgacaatgaatcccaacagttttcctgTGGGAACCCCGAATGTACATTTTGTGGGGTTTAATtttaaattgtacctccttagcctgtcaaaaaACTTCCTCAATTCTGCTATGTGATCtatggccctcttggatttgatgatgacgtcgtaaacatacacctctatttccttatgtatcatatcatggaagatggtcgtcatggctctcatataggtgGAGCCAGTATTCTTTAGAcgaaatggcatcattttgtagcagtacactccccacggtgtaatgaaggccggtttctctacgtcttcttcgtccatccaaatctgatgataacccgcgaagtaatctacaaaggattggagttcatgcttggcgcaattgtcgatcagaatGTGTATATTTGGAAGTGGGAAATCgtcttaggacttgctctgtttaaatcccgatagtcaataCACACCCTTACTTTCctatctttcttcggaactggtacgatgttggctaaccaggttgggtactcaactaccctgaggactttggctttgatatgcttagtgacttcttccttgatttttaggctcatgtatggtttaaactttctgagtttctgttttactgacggacacattggattggtaggcaacttatgagccattatggatgtgctcaggccggtcatgtcatcatatgaccatacaaaaatatcctcatattctttcaggaaacaagtgtattcttccttttcttacgttgataggtgaatgcttatgcgagtctctttGATGGTTTCAGAATCTCCAAAATTGATTGCCTCggtttcgtccagattggacttatatttgttctcaaaattctcaacttctctaacaacttCCTCAAgtatttcatcatcttcttctgagtAACTATCCTTATATTTCATTGTCTCAAatcatgtcacagtcatcggttcatcaggaaaataaataataatgctatagaaaaaaaatgtaaaagataataataaatactaaataacaatgcattaattaaattttgaatATATCCCAAATAGGTATggctcgatgactcgagcaattatttcgaaacaaaatgcatctttaaaacaaaatactaaaaatatcttaaatgcctagaatggctattaAAACAAGTTAGGTTAATTGCCAAGCTA from Nicotiana sylvestris chromosome 12, ASM39365v2, whole genome shotgun sequence encodes the following:
- the LOC138883406 gene encoding uncharacterized protein, whose translation is MGTLKYIFQKPMPTGKLAKWQISLSEFDIIYITQKAVKGQALAYHLTENPIGGEYEPLKMYFPDEEVSFVGEDIVEAYDGWRMFFDRAANSKGMGIREVLVSETDLLVHQVQGEWAMKNTKILPYLYYVQELMKRFTKIEFKHVPRIQNEFADALATLSSMIQHPDKNFIDPIPVRIHNQTAYCAHVEEETDGKPWFPT